Part of the Bacteriovorax stolpii genome, AAAACCAGCAATCCTTACGTTAAGACATTCAACGAAGAAAGAAACGTTGAAATCGTTGTAGTGATTGATGCTTCATCAACAATGATGACGGGCTTTAACGGAGTCTCAAAACTCCAGGCTGCCATTGAAATCTGTTGCCTGCTTTATCTTTTGGCAAAAGAGACGAACGACTTTGTTCACGCTCTCATTGTAACGGATGAAGTTATCAATGTGCCAAAACTCTCTGGAGATCAGGGGATTACTCATTTGATCTCGACATTGGAAGAGAAGGAGATCCTGACGAGTAAAGGCAAAATCAACACTGAAAGATATTTTGAAGAAAATGTGAATAGTAAGCAAAAATATATCTCAATCATGAAGCATTTAAGTAGAAAAAGAGAAATCATTCTTTTGTCTGACTTTAATGACTTTGTAGACAGTGAGATTTTAAAGAAGCTCTTGGTTCGCTCAAACGTCCACTGCTTCCAGCTCCTGTCCCCCTTGGATGAAGCTAAGACATTGCCTTATTCACTTCACGCCTCTTCTGGGCCAAATGCCAGATCGACAGTGGGGAAATATGACTTCTCTGGAAAAAAAGATTTGAATAATGAGTTTGGAAAGCGTTTTAGACGGCTGCGCGTCCAGGAAAAGTATCTGGAAAATTTTGTAAAGGAGATGAGATGAAAACGATCCACTCCTTATTATTCTGTTTGCTTTTGACCATCAATGTTGCCTGGGCACAAGCAATCAATAGTGAATTCCTTCCAGCGCAAAATATTAGTCAGCTTAAAGAAGGGGATATTATTGAAGCCACAATTCGCGTGTGGCCGATTGAAAATGCCGATCTTTCGCAATTTAAGAAATTAGAAAAGGCCACATTGTTTAATGCTTTTTATCTGGCACAGATTACAAGTCTTGCACCTTCTCCAAATAATGCTGATGTTGTCGAGCTTAAAGGGCTCTTTATTGTAAAATCGACAAAAGTAGAACCTATCTATGTTTTAAAGTACAACGAAGCAATAATTGAGCTTCGTTCTGGTGATGTTAAAGTGACTCCTCTTGGAGACAAAAGTCAGGATTTTTATATCTTAGAGCAATCTCTTGATTCCTCAAGAATTTGGATGATCCTTACTGGCGGAGGAATTATTCTTTTGGTTTTAGGGTTTGTTAAGAGACAAAAGATTAAAGAATTCCTGATCAATCTAAGACCTGATCAAGCAAAAAAAGACAGAAAGAAATATGATGAACTTTTTAGAGTCGCAAGTAAGCGTGAAGATTTTGAAAAACTTTACAAAGAAAAGAACCAATGGCTGGCATTGCTTACTGATAAAGCCCCAGCGCATTTGGAGTTTTTAAAAACTCTCAATCAGTATCAATTTAAAAAAGACTGGAACAACGAAGAGCTAAACGAAGTGAGGGCCTCTTTTGATATTATCAGAAGGAGCTTTGAAAAATGAGTTTGAATTACGAATTCCAACATATTCATTACGCTATCTGGGGGGCTGTTGGTTTAATCTTTTGGATCATTAGTTTCTTTTATATTTTTAAAAAGCCTCAGCTTTTTATCCCAAAGAAGTACAAAAAAAGGGGCTTTCCTTTCTTGCGTTCAGTCTTCTTCTTAGTTGGTGTAGCTGGATGGCTATACATTGCCTTTGCCCTGGCCGGACCAAGGCGCCCTATGGGAATGGATAAAAACACTATTGAAGTTAACGATATCTTTGTCGTTTTGGATTTGTCGCGCTCAATGCTCGCAGAAGATTTAAAGCCGAATCGCTTTGAAGCAGCTAAACAAAAGATTCAGGAATTCGTTTCTTTATTTCCACAAGATAGAATTGGGATTGTTATTTTTGCGGAGAAAGTTTTTACGCTTCTTCCTCTTTCAACAGACCTTAACTTGATAAATAAAATGGTTGCCCAAATTAAACTGGGCGCTCTCGGTGATGGAACAAATATAGGTGATGCCCTGGCATTAGGTGTTGGGCGCCTTCTTCAGTCGTTGGCAAAAAATAAAGTTATGATCCTGCTGACAGATGGAGTAAGTAACGTAGGGACATTGACTCCACTACAAGCGGCGGAGATGGCGGCTGAACAAAAGATCAAAATCTACACTATTGGTATCGGCGGTGCCCGCGACGCTAGAATCCCGGTTGGGCCGAACATGTTTGGCGTTCAACGATATCAAATGATTCCAGGTGGAAGTGTTGATGAAAAAGGCCTTCAGGAAATTGCTAGACTAACCGGTGGGAAGTTTTACATGGCCCGCGATAACCGCGCACTAGAAAACGTCTTAAAGGACATTAATAAATTAGAAAGAACCCAAATCGAGCAAAGTGGAAAGATTATTTACGAAGAACTATTCTTTAAGTTTCTTCTTAATGGAGTTCTTCTTTTAATTGCAGCTGAGCTTGGTCGCCGCCTGATTTTAAGGGAGGGACCATGAATTTTGTTAACACTCAATACCTTCCGCATATTATTGGTGGAGCTCTGGCCTTCGCTCTTTTACTGACGTTTCTTAACCGCAAGTATTTTAACTGGGTAAAGACATATTGGTTTTTTGAAAGAAGTTGGATGAGCAGGTTTTCTGCATTCTTTTATATTGCGAGTATTTTTTTAATGCTGGCCTCTCTTTTAGACTTAAGAGGTCCGGAAGAGAGAGTGAAGTCAGTCCTTCCAGATCAAAGAACAATTATTATTCTGGATAGCTCAGCCAGTATGCTGGCCGAAGATGTGCGCCCGAGCCGTTTTGGGAAAGCGATTCAGCTTGCTCGTCACTTTGTAAAAAATGCGGCCGGACACCAGATTTCAGTAGTCCTTTTCTCTGATATCCAAAAACGTCTGATTCCTTTTACTGATGATGTCGATCTTTTGGATTCAAGGTTAGCAGCAATGGAAAAGACTAACTCTGTTTCCGGAGGATCAAATATTTCTCAAGCGATTGCTGAAGCCGTTGGTTACTTTGATTTTGAAGGTGATAAAAAATCGGCAGTGGGAAATATTCTGGTTTTTACTGACGCTGAAGAAAGTGAAGATGGAATGGATGTTGAACTTGGCAATAATATCAACCTGGCCGTCGTAGGTGTTGGTACTGCAAAAGGGGGAAATATCCCGCTTCGCTGGGATGATGGAAGTTTTAGAGGTTATAAAACTCAAAAAGGTGAGCCGGTCACAACAAGGCTTGATGAAAACTACATCAAAAAAATTGGAAAAAATGTAAAAAACTATAAATACTGGATCGCTAATTCATACTCACTTCCAACTGAGGATATTCTAAATTTTTTCCGCGGAACTTATAATAAAGCCCATGGAAAAGGTGATATGAGAATTCGTCCAGTTTTCTCCCATCTGATCTTAATTCCGGCCATCATTGTTTATTGTGTATCGGTCATCTTTGGTCGTTTTGGCAGTTTTAAAAAAATTGTCAGTATTGCTCTTCTTCTTTTCTCTTTCTTTGGTGGCAACCCAGCTCATGCTCAGGATGAAGAGCAAAAACCAACGAAGCAACTTCCGGCCGCTCTTCTAAGAGATATGGATAAGATGAAGAAGGGGAAGGCCAATCGTAAAGAAGTATTAAAAATTGCTGAAAACCTCATGAAAAACAATGAGGATCAAAGGGCCAATGAACTTTATAAAGAGTACGCCAAAGATGGTGATGAGCAAGAAGTTCTCTTCAATCGTGCAACGGCACTTTTAAAGACAAATCAACTTGATGCGGCCATGCCGTTGATTCAAGACATCTTTAAGAATGTAAAAAATGAAGAAATTAAAAATCGTATGCGCCATAACATTCTTCTGACTATGAATCAGGGCGGAGGAAAGAGTAAGGACAAAAGCGATAAGCAAGATAAGAAAGACAAAGAAGACAGCAAAGACGATAAGGGCAAAGAAGGAAAAGAAGGTCAGGAGAAAGACGACCAGAATAAAAAAGACGACAAAGGTAAAGAAGGCAAAAACGGCAAAGAAAATAAAGACAATAAAGATGGCAAGGGAAGCCAGGATCAAAATAAAAAGAAAGATGAGAGCGAAGGAAAAGATAAAGACGACAAAAATAAAAAGGATCCCAAGGATCTCGACAAACCAGATCGTCCAGAGCCGACAAAACCTCAGTCGCTAGAAGAAAAAGAAAAAATGATTGAGCAGAAACGCCGAATGGTAAAAACTCCGGCGATGGTAAAACAGATAATGAGTGATGACCGCGAACTGCAAAAGAAGATGATGGATACCTCTACTAATGAAAGAGGCTCATCTAAACCAAAGAGAGATTGGTAATGAAAGTTATAATGTTATTAATGTTCCTTTTATTTTCCTTTGCACTAAGAGCAGAGGATGTTGATGTTGAAGTTGAACCCAAAGAAGGTGTCATCAATGAGAGCTTTTTTGTTACATTCAAAATCAAAGCCTCAGGGAGCGAAGAGCCTTACATTTCATTTACGCCATACGGAGCTTCTGTATTAGGAAAAAGATCGCAAGGTCTTTCTATCTCAACGGTTGTTATTAATGGAAAATTCACGACGACAAAGGAACAAGCAGTCGTTTATGAACTTCAGGCCGAAAGATCCGGTCAAGTTTACTTAAGAAACATTAAGGTCGAAATGAATGGCAAGACCATTCCGGTTAAAGAAGTGCGCATTAATGTCTTAAGCGAACCAAGAAGAATCCCGGATGCTTTCATTGAGGCAGAAGCTTCTAAAACCAAGGTTTATCTTGGTGAAGGATTGGATGTTAATTACTACCTCTACTTTAAGAGCTCAATTGCCGCTAACGACGTTAAAGAGTTTCCTAAGTTAAATAAATTTATCAAAAGATTTCATCACATCAATTCACCAGTGGAA contains:
- a CDS encoding vWA domain-containing protein, with the translated sequence MNFVNTQYLPHIIGGALAFALLLTFLNRKYFNWVKTYWFFERSWMSRFSAFFYIASIFLMLASLLDLRGPEERVKSVLPDQRTIIILDSSASMLAEDVRPSRFGKAIQLARHFVKNAAGHQISVVLFSDIQKRLIPFTDDVDLLDSRLAAMEKTNSVSGGSNISQAIAEAVGYFDFEGDKKSAVGNILVFTDAEESEDGMDVELGNNINLAVVGVGTAKGGNIPLRWDDGSFRGYKTQKGEPVTTRLDENYIKKIGKNVKNYKYWIANSYSLPTEDILNFFRGTYNKAHGKGDMRIRPVFSHLILIPAIIVYCVSVIFGRFGSFKKIVSIALLLFSFFGGNPAHAQDEEQKPTKQLPAALLRDMDKMKKGKANRKEVLKIAENLMKNNEDQRANELYKEYAKDGDEQEVLFNRATALLKTNQLDAAMPLIQDIFKNVKNEEIKNRMRHNILLTMNQGGGKSKDKSDKQDKKDKEDSKDDKGKEGKEGQEKDDQNKKDDKGKEGKNGKENKDNKDGKGSQDQNKKKDESEGKDKDDKNKKDPKDLDKPDRPEPTKPQSLEEKEKMIEQKRRMVKTPAMVKQIMSDDRELQKKMMDTSTNERGSSKPKRDW
- a CDS encoding DUF58 domain-containing protein, with the protein product MNINEVRKVVGKLRANLFRRANSHSVGMLKTNIKGTGLQFKEHQVYTFGDDIRFIDWKILAKTSNPYVKTFNEERNVEIVVVIDASSTMMTGFNGVSKLQAAIEICCLLYLLAKETNDFVHALIVTDEVINVPKLSGDQGITHLISTLEEKEILTSKGKINTERYFEENVNSKQKYISIMKHLSRKREIILLSDFNDFVDSEILKKLLVRSNVHCFQLLSPLDEAKTLPYSLHASSGPNARSTVGKYDFSGKKDLNNEFGKRFRRLRVQEKYLENFVKEMR
- a CDS encoding VWA domain-containing protein → MSLNYEFQHIHYAIWGAVGLIFWIISFFYIFKKPQLFIPKKYKKRGFPFLRSVFFLVGVAGWLYIAFALAGPRRPMGMDKNTIEVNDIFVVLDLSRSMLAEDLKPNRFEAAKQKIQEFVSLFPQDRIGIVIFAEKVFTLLPLSTDLNLINKMVAQIKLGALGDGTNIGDALALGVGRLLQSLAKNKVMILLTDGVSNVGTLTPLQAAEMAAEQKIKIYTIGIGGARDARIPVGPNMFGVQRYQMIPGGSVDEKGLQEIARLTGGKFYMARDNRALENVLKDINKLERTQIEQSGKIIYEELFFKFLLNGVLLLIAAELGRRLILREGP